One part of the Brevundimonas subvibrioides ATCC 15264 genome encodes these proteins:
- a CDS encoding DUF6950 family protein, with product MTAIPAPALTRDGVALMAYLESRMGWAFGYGPEPLTQDCARFVGGGVKAARGVNPLDAFSSQWTTRRGARRVLAAHGGMARAVGEVMRPIPPTMAARGDVGLTADSTLVLVEGEMVVGLHPERGQVRLPRTAMTSAWSL from the coding sequence ATGACGGCCATCCCTGCACCCGCCCTGACCCGCGATGGCGTCGCGCTGATGGCCTATCTGGAATCCCGGATGGGCTGGGCCTTCGGCTATGGGCCGGAGCCGCTGACGCAGGATTGCGCGCGGTTCGTCGGAGGCGGGGTCAAGGCCGCACGCGGCGTCAACCCGCTGGACGCATTCTCCAGCCAATGGACCACGCGGCGCGGCGCGCGGCGGGTCCTGGCGGCGCACGGCGGCATGGCCAGGGCGGTCGGCGAGGTTATGCGGCCGATCCCGCCGACGATGGCGGCGCGGGGCGACGTTGGCCTCACGGCCGACAGCACTCTGGTTCTGGTCGAGGGTGAGATGGTCGTCGGGCTACATCCCGAGCGCGGTCAGGTGCGGCTGCCCCGGACCGCGATGACGTCGGCCTGGAGCCTGTGA
- a CDS encoding phage tail tape measure protein, translating into MVGAYDAAAASAEKASVATERQERRYRQLAQAARESESQSRNQATINGLIGVGDGSGKSARDSAALFEAQADAMEKAERRAAQLKVVLDPVGRAQDQLNDELRENIELQRQGFLTTEQLAQAQQLARTRFDETTMAIERQNRGMSRQAVASRLNLARQGADVAVTAAMGMNPAMIAIQQGPQILDALATSGFKASAGLIAAGAAATALAGGVALLGAAWLEGEDAALAYERAVTGIGRTADLSAAELEALTVTAAEQGEVSEKAARQQATAYLATGRIGGEVIGGLIRIGKDYASVMGLDAEAATQSLARAMVEPDKAGRELTRTMGLLDQAQLRQIDSLIKSGDLLGAQKILLEALDGAVSGHAANVGQITSAWDAASRAIGGAINKFGEWLYVTETEKLAKMDSDIAKVQRGEGAGDLGVMTDRRNQLAFQIGYDNAARENAARLASRNQTAQLSEDRRAAAARGGSTRRGPDPAVEAEREAREALQRQRREEDVAAQQALAIAQARNDVDMVRRLENENALRQRTRQLIDDEVSATEAATKAEREQAELIAARGVQRDRELATIIRMNDLEVARILGNERLVASGERYLDLQDRIARYQSAGAQSLEAAVRAGFDLLAVDQARAKVMEQVNAEAEADRRLTLARLSGDDGEARRLLMEKRINDRAREIEDQSRLGPNPMNRGDGVDQAMSEIQGELDAEARGVRRAWVRDFIGDIREGGIGEALGRQFETASDRLINRLLDQLFEIDWGQMFKGGGGTGGSGDWASAIVQGAKFLFGKNANGTDFWTGGPTWVGERGPELINLPRGAQVIEHNRAMRTAFAGSERSAPNISLVINAPGADSAAADRIEAKVDAFAAALPSMLNSMVPGIVTDGYKRRVIRFE; encoded by the coding sequence ATGGTGGGGGCCTATGATGCCGCCGCCGCCTCGGCCGAGAAAGCGTCTGTCGCGACGGAGCGGCAGGAACGCCGTTACCGGCAGCTGGCCCAGGCCGCGCGCGAGAGCGAATCCCAGAGCCGCAACCAGGCAACCATTAACGGCCTGATCGGGGTCGGCGATGGGTCTGGCAAGAGCGCGCGGGACTCCGCGGCCCTGTTCGAAGCGCAGGCTGATGCGATGGAGAAGGCGGAACGCCGGGCGGCCCAGCTGAAGGTCGTCCTGGACCCGGTCGGCCGCGCGCAGGACCAGCTGAACGACGAACTGCGCGAGAACATCGAACTGCAGCGTCAGGGGTTCCTGACCACGGAGCAGCTGGCCCAGGCCCAGCAACTGGCCCGGACGCGGTTCGACGAAACCACGATGGCGATCGAGCGCCAGAACCGGGGAATGAGCCGGCAGGCCGTGGCCAGCCGACTGAACCTCGCTCGGCAAGGGGCCGACGTCGCCGTCACCGCTGCGATGGGCATGAATCCCGCGATGATCGCGATCCAGCAGGGTCCGCAAATCCTCGACGCCCTCGCGACATCGGGGTTCAAGGCATCGGCGGGGCTGATCGCTGCGGGTGCCGCCGCCACTGCCTTGGCGGGCGGTGTGGCCCTTCTCGGCGCGGCATGGCTTGAGGGAGAGGACGCAGCCCTCGCCTATGAACGCGCCGTCACGGGTATCGGCCGCACCGCAGACCTGAGCGCCGCAGAACTGGAGGCGCTGACGGTTACCGCAGCCGAGCAGGGCGAGGTCTCGGAAAAGGCTGCCCGCCAGCAGGCGACCGCCTATCTGGCGACCGGTCGCATCGGAGGCGAGGTGATCGGCGGGCTGATCCGGATCGGCAAGGACTATGCATCGGTCATGGGGCTGGATGCAGAAGCTGCGACCCAGTCTCTGGCGCGCGCCATGGTGGAGCCTGACAAGGCCGGTCGCGAACTGACGCGGACGATGGGGCTGCTGGACCAGGCGCAGCTGCGTCAGATCGACAGCCTGATCAAGTCGGGCGATCTGCTCGGCGCGCAGAAGATTCTGCTGGAAGCGCTGGATGGAGCGGTCAGCGGCCACGCCGCGAACGTGGGGCAGATCACCAGCGCATGGGATGCTGCCAGCCGCGCCATCGGCGGGGCGATCAACAAGTTCGGAGAGTGGCTCTACGTCACCGAGACCGAAAAACTGGCGAAAATGGATAGCGACATCGCCAAGGTGCAGCGCGGAGAGGGCGCGGGCGACCTTGGCGTCATGACCGATCGCCGCAACCAACTGGCGTTCCAAATCGGTTACGATAACGCCGCGCGCGAGAACGCCGCGCGGCTGGCCAGCCGAAATCAGACTGCTCAACTGAGCGAGGATCGCCGGGCCGCCGCTGCTCGGGGAGGCTCGACGCGCCGAGGGCCCGACCCCGCCGTCGAAGCGGAGCGCGAAGCGCGAGAGGCTTTGCAGCGCCAGCGGCGCGAGGAAGACGTGGCCGCTCAACAAGCCTTGGCCATCGCCCAGGCTCGCAACGACGTCGACATGGTCCGACGTCTGGAGAACGAGAATGCGCTGCGTCAACGAACGCGGCAGCTGATCGACGACGAAGTCAGCGCGACGGAGGCGGCGACGAAGGCTGAGCGCGAACAGGCCGAACTGATCGCCGCGCGCGGGGTGCAGCGGGATCGCGAACTGGCAACGATCATCCGGATGAACGATCTGGAGGTCGCGCGCATCCTCGGCAACGAGCGCCTAGTTGCCAGCGGCGAGCGGTATCTAGACCTGCAAGATCGGATCGCCCGGTATCAATCCGCCGGCGCGCAAAGCCTTGAGGCGGCCGTCCGGGCAGGGTTCGATCTGCTGGCTGTGGACCAGGCCCGCGCCAAAGTCATGGAACAGGTCAATGCCGAGGCGGAGGCGGATCGCCGCCTGACCCTGGCACGACTGAGCGGAGACGACGGCGAAGCCCGTCGCCTGCTCATGGAAAAACGCATTAACGACCGCGCCCGAGAGATCGAGGACCAATCACGCCTCGGCCCAAATCCGATGAACCGGGGCGACGGCGTCGACCAGGCCATGTCCGAAATCCAGGGGGAACTAGACGCCGAAGCGCGCGGCGTGCGCCGGGCGTGGGTTCGGGACTTCATCGGCGACATCCGCGAAGGCGGAATCGGCGAGGCGCTGGGCCGCCAGTTCGAAACCGCCTCCGATCGCCTGATCAACCGGCTGCTGGACCAGCTGTTCGAGATCGACTGGGGCCAGATGTTCAAGGGTGGCGGGGGAACCGGCGGGAGCGGCGACTGGGCCAGCGCGATCGTTCAGGGCGCGAAGTTCCTGTTCGGCAAGAACGCTAACGGGACGGACTTCTGGACCGGCGGCCCGACCTGGGTCGGGGAGCGGGGTCCAGAACTGATCAATCTGCCGCGCGGCGCGCAAGTCATAGAACACAACCGGGCCATGCGAACGGCGTTCGCAGGTTCGGAGCGTTCGGCCCCAAACATCTCATTGGTCATCAACGCACCAGGGGCCGACAGCGCGGCTGCGGACAGGATCGAAGCCAAGGTCGACGCCTTCGCTGCCGCCTTGCCGTCAATGCTGAACAGCATGGTGCCCGGCATCGTGACCGACGGATACAAGCGCCGGGTCATCAGGTTTGAGTGA
- a CDS encoding phage tail tube protein produces the protein MSRARGSNALMALAYETDYGVSPGSGYKQVPFVSSNIGESQGLIESDVLGFGRDPQQPGRDVVENAGDVVVPMCARNIGFWLKLLFGAPTTTAGLAATGSLTFTAQPTASSTITIGGQAFTFVSTTPTTNQIKIGATLAETVANAVRALNLSVVAGVAAATYRGDPRGARIDIAHDTIGTSGNSMTLAAGTSPASNVTVSGATLAGGATSGGYNHVFIAGAQTLPSASIEIGMPEVPSYGLNWGVKANTFGVPLQRGGNLNATIGLVAQGETTGAATSAGSPTLLDLMKFSSFAGLVRRSGAPVADLVSGQFNASNGLDPVPAIRGDGRISGADEGMLSVTGQVGIRYSTRELQVLAEDGTASELEFAWTIPASIFALRAVAHNVYLPRAKTPVTGPTGIQADYAWQASEAPGLGRTLTITLVNDVASY, from the coding sequence ATGTCCCGCGCACGCGGTTCCAACGCCCTGATGGCGCTGGCCTATGAGACCGACTACGGCGTTTCGCCCGGTTCGGGTTACAAGCAGGTCCCGTTCGTGTCGTCGAACATCGGCGAGTCGCAGGGCCTGATCGAAAGCGACGTCCTGGGGTTTGGTCGCGATCCGCAGCAGCCGGGCCGCGACGTGGTCGAGAACGCGGGCGACGTCGTGGTGCCGATGTGCGCGCGCAACATCGGCTTCTGGCTCAAGCTGCTGTTCGGCGCCCCGACGACCACGGCCGGTCTGGCCGCGACCGGGAGCCTGACCTTCACGGCGCAGCCGACGGCCAGTTCGACGATCACCATCGGCGGCCAGGCCTTCACCTTCGTCTCGACCACCCCGACCACGAACCAGATCAAGATCGGCGCGACCCTGGCAGAGACGGTCGCGAACGCCGTTCGCGCCCTGAACCTGAGCGTCGTCGCGGGTGTCGCGGCGGCGACCTATCGCGGCGACCCGCGCGGCGCCCGGATCGACATCGCCCATGACACGATCGGCACCTCCGGCAACAGCATGACGCTGGCGGCCGGCACGTCGCCCGCCTCCAACGTCACCGTGTCGGGTGCCACGCTGGCGGGCGGCGCAACGTCGGGCGGCTACAATCACGTCTTCATCGCGGGCGCCCAGACCCTGCCGTCGGCCTCGATCGAGATCGGCATGCCGGAGGTCCCTTCCTACGGCCTGAACTGGGGGGTGAAGGCCAACACCTTCGGCGTGCCGCTGCAGCGCGGTGGCAACCTGAACGCCACGATCGGGCTGGTGGCCCAGGGCGAGACGACGGGGGCCGCGACGTCGGCAGGTTCGCCGACCCTGCTGGACCTGATGAAGTTCTCGTCCTTCGCGGGCCTGGTCCGCCGGTCGGGCGCGCCGGTCGCCGACCTGGTCAGCGGCCAGTTCAACGCGTCGAACGGCCTGGACCCCGTCCCGGCAATCCGGGGCGATGGCCGGATCAGCGGCGCGGACGAAGGCATGCTGTCGGTCACCGGTCAGGTCGGCATCCGCTACTCGACCCGCGAGTTACAGGTGCTGGCCGAGGACGGTACGGCCTCCGAACTGGAGTTCGCCTGGACGATCCCGGCCTCGATTTTCGCGCTGCGAGCCGTCGCGCACAACGTCTATCTGCCGCGCGCCAAGACGCCCGTGACCGGTCCGACCGGCATCCAGGCCGACTATGCCTGGCAGGCGTCGGAAGCCCCCGGCCTGGGCCGGACGCTGACGATCACCCTGGTCAACGACGTCGCGAGTTACTGA
- a CDS encoding DUF6441 family protein translates to MRHSVLGRESIEDLARGTEDEIAGFVTSAIGEAGQDLKAAWSDQIRAARLGERLARTIKVRVYPQGQTSVEAAALVSTKAPKIIDAYARGATIRPVNGARYLWIPTEDVPRKRQGNALTPQEVEARFGRDLVVIQPGHHRLGNTPSIVRSGVAYAGLRGLSIRKASGRWKNATANQRTRGNRSFREVTQSFVIMFTLVPSVRVGKRLDLEALQRESEAAYGTLLSKHWR, encoded by the coding sequence ATGCGCCACAGCGTCCTAGGCCGCGAGAGCATCGAAGACCTGGCGCGAGGCACGGAGGACGAGATTGCAGGGTTCGTCACGTCCGCCATCGGCGAGGCCGGTCAGGACCTGAAGGCCGCATGGTCGGACCAGATCAGGGCGGCGCGGCTGGGCGAGAGGCTTGCCCGCACGATCAAAGTCCGGGTCTATCCGCAGGGGCAGACCAGCGTGGAAGCAGCCGCCCTGGTCTCGACCAAGGCCCCCAAGATCATCGACGCCTATGCGCGCGGGGCGACGATCCGGCCGGTCAACGGTGCTCGCTATCTGTGGATACCGACCGAGGACGTGCCCCGGAAGCGCCAGGGCAATGCGCTGACCCCGCAGGAGGTGGAAGCCCGTTTCGGGCGCGACCTGGTTGTGATCCAGCCGGGCCATCACCGGCTGGGCAACACGCCGTCGATCGTGCGATCCGGCGTCGCCTACGCGGGGCTTCGCGGGCTGTCGATCCGCAAGGCCAGCGGGCGCTGGAAGAACGCGACCGCCAACCAGAGGACGCGGGGCAACCGGTCCTTTCGCGAAGTCACCCAGTCGTTCGTCATCATGTTCACCCTGGTGCCGAGCGTCCGCGTCGGGAAGCGGCTGGACCTTGAAGCGCTGCAGCGTGAGTCCGAGGCCGCCTATGGCACCCTTCTGAGCAAGCACTGGAGATAG
- a CDS encoding head-tail joining protein gives MSFPEARARQQAAVFARLGEPGHWNSATDPVQVRLVEADDMASLGELQLIVPTMAIRVRKADRPDVQVDDTCWIVAIDRTFRVTSDPMLDRNGVWVCPVVEVT, from the coding sequence ATGTCGTTTCCCGAGGCGCGTGCGCGGCAGCAGGCGGCCGTGTTCGCGCGCCTCGGGGAGCCGGGCCACTGGAACAGTGCGACTGACCCGGTGCAAGTCCGGCTGGTCGAGGCGGACGACATGGCCTCGCTCGGCGAACTGCAGCTGATCGTTCCCACGATGGCTATCCGGGTCCGCAAGGCCGACCGCCCCGATGTTCAGGTCGACGATACCTGCTGGATCGTGGCCATTGATCGCACCTTCCGCGTCACCTCCGATCCCATGCTGGATCGGAACGGCGTCTGGGTCTGCCCCGTGGTCGAGGTGACCTGA
- a CDS encoding ribonuclease G produces the protein MKTRLLMAASAAALAAYAAQTDAAGGKPDPIKKSDPGPAPLTADQVDPAAPQPDPAPGAVGNAPDANPNPPVNKDEAAKASSTHKKTSIVWVQPGHETLGIGQLLTTSPHEAEALRAAGRARYASEAEIKAAKTDKVDVPHLDGI, from the coding sequence ATGAAGACCCGACTGCTGATGGCGGCCTCGGCCGCTGCCCTGGCCGCATATGCCGCCCAGACCGACGCCGCCGGCGGCAAGCCCGACCCGATCAAGAAGTCCGACCCCGGACCTGCGCCGCTGACGGCAGATCAGGTCGACCCCGCCGCGCCGCAGCCCGATCCCGCCCCCGGTGCGGTCGGCAATGCGCCCGACGCAAATCCGAATCCGCCCGTGAACAAGGACGAGGCCGCCAAGGCGTCCTCGACCCACAAGAAGACGTCGATCGTCTGGGTCCAGCCGGGCCACGAAACCCTCGGCATCGGCCAGCTGCTGACCACGTCGCCGCACGAAGCCGAGGCCCTGCGCGCCGCCGGCCGCGCGCGGTACGCGTCCGAGGCCGAGATCAAGGCGGCGAAGACCGACAAGGTCGACGTCCCTCATCTGGACGGCATCTAG
- a CDS encoding DUF2190 family protein: MKTKISSGEVIDFTAPAGGTVSGTGVLLGTDLFLIPVTSNVAGDTVSGHANGVFDHVAEGAGSGQAFAVGDPVYWDATNKRITKTTTSNTKVGVAVAAKLTAATTVRFRIKQPA, translated from the coding sequence ATGAAGACCAAGATTTCTTCGGGAGAGGTGATCGACTTCACCGCCCCGGCCGGGGGCACCGTTTCGGGCACCGGCGTACTGCTCGGCACCGACCTGTTTCTGATCCCGGTCACTTCCAACGTCGCGGGCGACACGGTGTCGGGCCATGCCAATGGCGTGTTCGACCATGTCGCCGAAGGCGCGGGTTCGGGTCAGGCCTTCGCCGTCGGCGACCCCGTCTATTGGGACGCGACGAACAAGCGGATCACCAAGACCACGACCTCGAACACCAAGGTGGGCGTGGCCGTCGCCGCCAAGCTGACCGCCGCGACGACCGTCCGTTTCCGCATCAAGCAACCCGCCTAA
- a CDS encoding prohead protease/major capsid protein fusion protein, with translation MTDTQTRREARLTVARAALTPRSYDAENHTVELIAATGFPVRRYDWEAGTYYLEQLDISEAAIDGSRIDQGVCPMLNAHSSWAIGDQLGRIESWRVENGQLITVARFGVSDAAVAAEAEVAAGTWRGVSVGYRRDEMLKEVRQDGKLPTYKVTRWGLMEVSLVPIPADPASGVRSEDDLHPCSIIENRDSTDTIGAPDSPEEDETMIRSRMLGGVAALAQNAPNDNPGGAPASEVRSEPATPAVQSDPNVVRMDVSATLDFMDDVRTFGVDETQARTWATTLTPDGARAALIRAAAEVQRGQAPLQPGQRQNASITHDDRDKQREAMSNAIQHRFNPSVELTDGGRQFRSMSLMEMARENLERNGTRTRGLGKRELADLALRQHSTSDFPNVLSNVTRATLRSGYAEAPQTFKGWQRRATVSDFRQVSRLQMGSAPSFLLVPEGGEFKMGTIGDGKEVYALATYGRKFAITRQTLINDDVDAFTRIPGLMGAAAARFESDAAYAPLIANPNMSDGVALFHASHGNLAASGGAIAEAGVQAAEIAMGKQVGLGGEILNLAPKFMIVARKDALPARKLMTAVQATQTSGVNVYSNAFEIIVESRLNRTSGATPWFMAADPNQVDTIEYAYLDGDDGVFLDEREGFDVDGIEYKARLDFAVKAIDWRGLYQDPGT, from the coding sequence ATGACGGACACCCAGACCCGCCGCGAGGCGCGCCTCACCGTGGCTCGCGCCGCGCTGACGCCGCGCAGCTATGACGCCGAAAACCACACCGTCGAACTGATCGCCGCGACCGGCTTTCCCGTGCGCCGCTACGACTGGGAAGCGGGCACCTACTATCTGGAGCAGCTGGACATCAGCGAAGCGGCCATCGACGGCAGCCGCATCGACCAAGGCGTCTGCCCGATGCTGAACGCGCACTCGTCCTGGGCGATCGGGGACCAGCTGGGCCGGATCGAAAGCTGGCGGGTCGAGAACGGCCAGCTGATCACCGTGGCCCGGTTCGGCGTCTCCGACGCGGCCGTGGCCGCCGAGGCCGAGGTCGCGGCCGGCACGTGGCGCGGCGTGAGCGTCGGCTATCGCCGGGATGAAATGCTGAAGGAGGTTCGCCAGGACGGCAAACTCCCGACCTACAAGGTTACGCGCTGGGGACTGATGGAAGTGTCCCTGGTCCCGATACCCGCTGATCCGGCCTCAGGGGTCCGGTCAGAGGACGATCTCCACCCCTGTTCCATCATCGAAAACCGGGATTCGACCGACACGATCGGCGCGCCCGACAGCCCTGAAGAGGACGAAACCATGATCCGTTCCCGTATGCTGGGCGGCGTCGCCGCTCTTGCCCAGAACGCGCCCAACGACAACCCGGGTGGTGCGCCTGCGTCGGAGGTTCGCAGCGAACCCGCGACCCCGGCCGTTCAGTCCGATCCGAACGTCGTTCGCATGGACGTCTCGGCCACCCTCGACTTCATGGATGACGTCCGCACCTTCGGTGTCGACGAAACCCAGGCCCGCACCTGGGCCACGACGCTGACGCCCGACGGTGCCCGCGCGGCCCTGATCCGGGCGGCGGCGGAAGTGCAGCGCGGGCAAGCCCCGCTGCAGCCCGGACAGCGGCAGAACGCCTCGATCACCCACGATGATCGCGACAAGCAGCGTGAGGCGATGTCGAACGCCATCCAGCACCGCTTCAACCCCTCGGTCGAACTGACCGATGGCGGTCGCCAGTTCCGCAGCATGTCGCTGATGGAAATGGCGCGCGAGAACCTGGAGCGGAACGGCACCCGCACGCGCGGCCTCGGGAAGCGCGAACTGGCGGATCTCGCCCTGCGCCAGCACTCCACATCCGACTTCCCGAACGTGCTGTCCAACGTCACCCGCGCGACCTTGCGCAGCGGCTATGCCGAGGCCCCGCAGACCTTCAAGGGCTGGCAGCGCCGCGCGACCGTGTCGGACTTCCGTCAGGTCTCGCGCCTGCAGATGGGTTCGGCCCCGTCCTTCCTGCTCGTCCCGGAAGGCGGCGAGTTCAAGATGGGGACCATCGGCGACGGCAAGGAAGTCTATGCCCTGGCCACCTATGGCCGGAAGTTCGCGATCACGCGCCAGACGCTGATCAACGACGACGTCGACGCCTTCACCCGCATCCCGGGCCTGATGGGTGCCGCTGCCGCCCGGTTCGAATCCGACGCGGCCTATGCGCCCCTGATCGCCAACCCGAACATGTCGGACGGCGTCGCCCTGTTCCACGCCAGCCACGGCAACCTCGCCGCGTCGGGCGGGGCCATCGCCGAGGCCGGCGTCCAGGCGGCCGAGATCGCCATGGGCAAGCAGGTCGGCCTCGGCGGCGAAATCCTGAACCTCGCGCCGAAGTTCATGATCGTCGCCCGCAAGGACGCCCTGCCTGCCCGCAAGCTGATGACGGCGGTCCAGGCCACCCAGACCTCGGGCGTGAACGTCTATTCGAACGCGTTCGAGATCATCGTGGAATCGCGGCTCAACCGGACCTCCGGTGCGACGCCCTGGTTCATGGCGGCCGATCCCAACCAGGTCGACACGATCGAATACGCCTACCTGGACGGCGACGACGGCGTGTTCCTGGACGAGCGCGAGGGCTTCGACGTCGACGGCATCGAATACAAGGCCCGCCTGGACTTCGCCGTGAAGGCGATCGACTGGCGCGGTCTGTATCAAGACCCCGGCACCTGA
- a CDS encoding phage portal protein, which yields MAESWTLGRVLDAAIEPFMPREALRRRTLRMALDATRQYDGAAHGRRTQGWKRTSGSAAREVQQGLVGLRNGARELVRNDKYAASALRQIVANMVGDGITATATHADPLLAEKAQAVWDDWAESLVDGEEDFYGIQKLTARSMIEGGETLLVWSPDKKGPNGRVRGLEGDFLDHQKSLDSAAGTRIVQGVEFDPDGFRAGYWLLPEHPGDARGYVGAARKFDAAHVDHVFERLRWGQPRGVSWFSPVIMDIRDVGDIEDAVRMRKKVEACLALILTPPENGSPSDAFDQAKAAAGMGDGTGVRVEKEADSVRPGMVFRARPGETANTLNPPSSGDTVGFIRQQMMGVSANLAPYHLVTGDVSQANYSSLRACLLGFWANLDDWQQNVLVPKMLTPAFRRIMTRQALLTGDRRYLQVKPSWAMPPRRFVDPQKDIAAEKEEIRVGLKTETKALAERGLNPAKHRAEIAADNADRDRLGLVNDADPRKSTKSGQLQKPTGFIRPQPDAGKQS from the coding sequence ATGGCCGAATCCTGGACCCTCGGCCGCGTCCTGGACGCGGCGATCGAACCGTTCATGCCCCGCGAGGCGCTGCGCCGTCGCACCCTGCGCATGGCGCTGGACGCGACGCGGCAATACGACGGTGCCGCGCACGGCCGCCGCACGCAGGGTTGGAAGCGGACGAGCGGAAGCGCCGCCCGCGAGGTTCAACAGGGTCTGGTCGGCCTGCGCAACGGCGCGCGCGAACTGGTCCGGAACGACAAATACGCGGCGTCGGCCCTGCGCCAGATCGTGGCGAACATGGTCGGCGACGGCATCACCGCGACCGCCACCCACGCCGATCCGCTCTTGGCCGAGAAGGCCCAGGCCGTCTGGGACGACTGGGCCGAGAGCCTGGTCGACGGCGAGGAGGATTTCTACGGCATCCAGAAGCTGACTGCCCGGTCGATGATCGAGGGTGGCGAGACGCTGCTGGTCTGGTCGCCGGACAAGAAGGGGCCGAACGGTCGCGTCCGGGGACTCGAGGGCGATTTCCTTGACCACCAGAAGTCGCTGGATTCCGCGGCTGGAACCCGCATCGTGCAGGGCGTCGAGTTCGATCCCGATGGCTTTCGGGCAGGCTACTGGCTGCTGCCCGAACATCCCGGCGACGCGCGCGGCTATGTCGGCGCGGCCCGCAAGTTCGACGCGGCCCATGTGGACCATGTGTTCGAACGCCTGCGCTGGGGCCAGCCGCGCGGCGTGTCCTGGTTTTCGCCGGTCATCATGGACATCCGCGACGTCGGCGACATCGAAGACGCCGTCAGGATGCGAAAGAAGGTCGAGGCGTGCCTGGCTCTGATCCTGACCCCGCCCGAAAACGGGAGCCCGTCGGACGCTTTCGACCAGGCCAAGGCCGCCGCCGGAATGGGTGACGGGACCGGCGTCCGGGTCGAGAAGGAGGCCGACAGCGTCCGACCTGGCATGGTGTTCCGCGCGCGCCCCGGCGAGACGGCCAACACCCTGAACCCGCCGTCCTCGGGCGACACCGTCGGCTTCATCCGCCAGCAGATGATGGGCGTCTCGGCCAATCTCGCGCCCTATCACCTGGTCACGGGCGACGTCAGCCAGGCCAACTATTCGAGCCTGCGGGCATGCCTGCTGGGTTTCTGGGCGAACCTGGACGACTGGCAGCAGAACGTGCTGGTGCCGAAGATGCTGACGCCCGCGTTCCGTCGGATCATGACCCGTCAGGCCCTGCTGACAGGCGACCGGCGCTATCTGCAGGTCAAGCCGTCCTGGGCCATGCCGCCCCGTCGGTTCGTCGATCCGCAAAAGGACATCGCGGCCGAGAAGGAAGAAATCCGCGTCGGGCTGAAGACCGAAACCAAGGCCCTGGCCGAGCGCGGCCTGAACCCCGCCAAGCACCGGGCCGAAATCGCGGCCGATAACGCCGACCGCGATCGGCTGGGCCTGGTGAACGATGCCGATCCCCGGAAATCGACCAAGTCGGGCCAGCTGCAAAAGCCGACCGGCTTCATCCGACCCCAGCCTGACGCAGGAAAGCAATCATGA
- a CDS encoding phage head-tail joining protein: MAEIDPQTQITALENALSSGELTVESNGDRVTYRSVADLTSALDYFRSKLATQTAAPGTRSSFGFSAVAFSRD, translated from the coding sequence ATGGCTGAGATCGATCCGCAGACCCAGATCACCGCGCTGGAGAACGCCCTGTCGTCCGGCGAACTGACCGTCGAATCCAACGGCGATCGCGTCACCTATCGCAGCGTCGCCGACCTGACGTCCGCGCTCGACTACTTCCGTAGCAAGCTGGCCACCCAGACGGCCGCGCCCGGCACGCGGTCATCGTTCGGCTTCAGCGCTGTCGCCTTTTCGAGGGACTGA